From a single Haloarcula sp. DT43 genomic region:
- a CDS encoding tyrosine-type recombinase/integrase, whose amino-acid sequence MQEPNDDPGTILRWEDHIVPILEHPAIHIRDKALVAVGWEAHPRPVEVQQLSFSDVEDKGDHMTILLTGPQGRDRKLMIVGSAPYLRKWIQAEHPVVELLADDAEPLKDAAPGTLVWTGTERNHYLSSAEFLSITERARKRANVTAEVTLEKLRKSRAKQLAAKLALDNRILRERFGWIRHVRMEDIESFIDNSSDEDIKPRPPIQCSDCGAWRPRHQPCLWCDAGRS is encoded by the coding sequence ATGCAAGAACCGAATGACGACCCAGGGACGATACTCCGCTGGGAAGACCACATCGTACCGATTCTAGAACATCCAGCCATCCACATTCGAGACAAAGCCCTCGTCGCAGTCGGGTGGGAAGCACATCCACGACCAGTTGAAGTTCAACAGCTGAGCTTCAGCGACGTGGAAGACAAAGGCGACCACATGACGATCCTACTCACCGGCCCGCAGGGACGTGACCGAAAACTCATGATCGTCGGATCGGCACCCTACCTGAGAAAGTGGATTCAAGCGGAACACCCGGTCGTCGAATTGCTCGCAGACGATGCCGAACCGCTAAAAGATGCCGCACCAGGAACGCTGGTCTGGACCGGAACGGAACGGAACCACTACCTCTCCTCGGCCGAGTTTCTGAGCATTACGGAGCGAGCCCGCAAGCGCGCTAATGTCACGGCAGAAGTCACGCTGGAGAAGCTCCGAAAGTCACGAGCGAAACAACTGGCTGCCAAACTCGCCTTGGACAATCGTATTCTTCGAGAGAGGTTCGGATGGATACGCCACGTGCGCATGGAGGACATCGAATCGTTCATAGACAACAGTTCCGACGAAGACATCAAGCCGCGCCCACCCATCCAGTGTTCGGACTGTGGTGCGTGGAGACCACGACATCAACCGTGCCTCTGGTGTGATGCCGGTCGCTCATAA